The segment GCGCATACTCTGGGTCGTGGATGTCCTCGGGGCGGATGCCGAAGATCACCTGCTTGCCCACATGCGCCCGATATGGCCCCACCTTGTTCTCGGGCACCTTGACGCGGAAGGCGCCGGTATCCACGTAGAGGTCGTCGCCGCTGGACGTGAGCGTGGCGTCGAAGAAGTTCATCGAGGGGCTGCCGATGAAGCCAGCCACGAACACGTTGTCGGGGCGATCGTACAGCACCTGTGGCGTGTCAATCTGCTGCAACACGCCGTCCTTCATCACGGCGATGCGCGTGCCCATCGTCATCGCCTCGACCTGGTCATGCGTCACGTAGATGAAGGTGGTGCCGAGTTGCATATGCAGCTTGCTGATCTCCGCGCGCGCTTGCACGCGCAGCTTGGCGTCCAGGTTCGATAGCGGCTCGTCCATCAAGAATACGGCCGGGTTGCGCACGATGGCGCGGCCCACGGCCACGCGCTGGCGCTGGCCGCCGGAGAGCTGCTTCGGTTTGCGGTCGAGCAGGGCCTCGATGCCCAGGCGGCGCGCCGCCTCTCTCACGCGCTGATCAATCTCCGCTTTGGGCACTCGGCGCAGCTTGAGGCCGAACGCCATGTTGTCGTATACCGACATGTGCGGATACAACGCATACGACTGAAAGACCATGGCGATGTCGCGATCTTTGGGCGGCACGTCGTTGACGATGCGGTCGCCGATGTAGATATTGCCTTCGGTGACTTCTTCCAGGCCGGCCAGCATGCGCAGCGAGGTCGTCTTGCCGCAGCCCGAAGGGCCGACGAATACGAGAAATTCGCGGTCCGCTATGGAGATGTTCAGATCGTTCACCGCGACGACATCGCCAAAGCGTTTGGTTACATGTTCATAGGTCACACTTGCCATGCAGCAATCCTCCCGGGAGCAAAAGCTACAAACACAGGCGAGATTGTATCTACGCCTGGTGCACGCGTCAAACAAAGAGCTGCGCGCCGGATGAGGCCACGTCGAGCACCCAGTAACGCGCGGGCAATCCGCCGGCGGTTGCGAACGCCGACTGCATCGCTTGGCCGATCGCGTCGTGATCTTCCCGCGCAAAGGCCAGGATGCCCGGCCCGGCGCCGCTTAAGGTGACGGCCAGCGCGCCGTGCGCCAGGGCCGCGCGCTTGGCTTCGATGGCGCCCGGGATAGCCGGCAGGCGATACGGCTCATGAATCCGGTCATCCATCGCCCGCGACAGCAGCGACGCATCGCCGTTGCGCAATGCCTCGACGACCAGCATGGCTCGTCCGACGTTGAACACCGCGTCGCTGCGCGAATAGTGCAGCGGGAGCACCGATCGCGCGTGCGAAGTCATAAAGTGGAAGCGCGGCACGCACACCACCACGCGGGTGGGCGGCAGCGTGATGCGATGCGCGATCACCTCGCCGTCTCGGCCGACGACGATCACCAGGCCGCCGAGCAGCGCCGGCGCAACGTTGTCGCCGTGCCCCTCAATCTCGAAGGCACGGTTGAGGATGCGCGCCGACCCGGCTGGGCCGTGAAAGCCTTGCGGATCGAGCACGGCATGGGCGAAGATCAACCCGGCCAACACCGCGGTCGAGCTGGACCCGAGGCCGCTCCCACACGGCACCGCGTTGCGGCAAACGATGTGGTAAGCATGGCGATCCGGGTTGAACGGGATGAAGGTGGTCAGCTCTTCGATCATCGTGCGCACCACCAGATGGCTCTTGTCTTTGGGCAGGACGTCTTCGCCTTCGCCGTGCGATTCAACGGTGATGCCCGCGCCGTTACCCCGGTGCAACTCGAACGTGTTCCACAGGTCGAGCGCGAGGCCCATGCAATCGAACCCGGGGCCGAGGTTGGCGCTGGTCGCAGGAATGCGGACGGTCAACAGTTTTGTCATCGGGGCATCGTCGGCGCTTGCCGCTTTCATCAGTCGCTGACGACAACAGACGCGCGCGAGATAGCCGGCGTATCCCTAGGCGATCACCTCGAGCAGCGTCTCGATCTGCGGCTCGATCGTCAGCGGCGCAGGGCTGCCTTTGATCGCCGTATCGGGATCTTTTAAGCCATGGCCGGTCAGCACGCACACGATGCGTTTATCGCGCGCATCCAGCCAGCCCTCGCGCAGGCCCTTGGCCAGGCCGGCTAGGCCGGCAGCAGACGACGGCTCACAAAACACGCCTTCGGCCCTGGCGACCAGGCGGTATGCTTCCAAAATCTCGTCGTCACCCACTGCCGTGATGTGGCCGTCCGATTCGTCGAGCGCCGCGACCGCTTCGCGCCATCGAGCGGGGTTGCCGATGCGGATAGCCGTAGCGACCGTCTCGGGGCGTTCCACGACCCTGCCCAGCACAATGGGCGCGGCGCCGGCGGCCTGCGCGCCCAGCAAGCGCGGCCGCTTCGACGTCAGGCCGTCGCGGAAGTACTCGGCGAAACCCATCCAGTAGGAAGTGATGTTGCCGGCGTTGCCGACGGGCAAACATAACCAGTCTGGCGCATCGCCGAGGACGTCGCACACCTCGAAGGCAGCCGTCTTCTGACCCTGCAAGCGCGCCGGGTTTATGGAATTGACCAGGGCGATGGGAGCGCGCCGGGTCGCCTCGCGCACCATGCGCAGGCCGTCATCGAAGTTGCCGTTGATCGCGATCACCTGCGCGCCGTAGCTCAGCGCACCGGCCAGCTTGCCGGCGGCGATCTTGCCATCGGGCACAAGCACCACACACTTAAGCCCGGCGCGCGCAGCATACGCGGCGGCGCTGGCAGCAGTGTTGCCGGTGCTAGCGCAGATGACGGCCCTGGCGCCCTCGGCCACCGCTTGCGTCATCGCCGCCGTCATGCCGCGATCTTTGAACGAGCCGGTGGGGTTGGCGGCTTCGTATTTCAGATATAGCTCAAAGCCGCCGCCCAGCGCGCGCGCCAAACGTGGCGCCGGGATGAGCGGCGTATTGCCTTCTAGCAGCGTCACCGGGGGAACTTCCCGCGTGATCTCGAGTCGAGCGCGATAGTGTTCAATCACGCCAGGCCATGCGGTAGCGAGGCGCGCGCCAGGCGGCGACTGTAGGGCCATAGCGACGCGATTCTAACATTCACATCGCCGAAGCGTGTGACGCGCAACGCCCTTTCTGCGTCGCGCCCTGCCACCGAACGTCCCGATGCGCCGATGGCCGCGCTTCGCCGTTGACCCCGAGAGGGCATTGCCCCGCCGCTCTACAGCAGCCAGGCTTGGGCCGCTTGTCGCCCATGCGCCCGGATGAAGCGTTGGCCTGCTCTTCTCAACGCGCGTTCAGCGACATGTGCGACAGTTGCGGCATGAAGATCGCCTTGATGGGAGGCGCATTGGCAGCCATGCTGTTGCTCGGCGCGTGCGCTGCTTTTGCGCCCGCACCAACACCGGAGCCCACCTTCCCGCCGCGCGCCATTCGTGTTGACTATCCGATCACGCCGCCCGATGTGCCCATGTTGGACCAAGACGGGCGCCCGGCCAAATTGAGCAATTTTCGAGGCCGGCTAGTGCTGATTTTCTTCAGCAACATCCGCTGTCGTGAATCCTGTGTCAACGCGCTGCCCCAATTCCAGGCGATTAAGCGGATGCTCGGACCGCGCAGCGCCGATTTGACCTTCGTCATGGTGGGTGTCGATCGCATTGCCGATGAGCCAAGCGCCCTCAAGCAGCATCTCAGCCGCTACGACCCAACGTTCGTCGGGCTGACAGCCGAGCGCAGCGACATGCGCCAGCTCGCGCTGCGTTTCGGCATTCACATGTACGAGAACCGCGATGGCGTGCTCGCTCCCCACGCGCCGTTCATCTACTTGCTCGACCGGCAAGGCCGCCTGCTCTACTTCGTACAGGACGGCGTGGCGATACCTGAGATTGTCCGAATTGTGACCCAGTTGCTCGACGAGAGCTAACACGGGATCGCTCCGTGTTATAACGTTTCGCGCAACATCGCTTGCACGTCTTGAGCGATGACCTCGACGGGGGTGCCAAAAGAGTACTTCATCCGCCACTTGCCCTGAGCATCGAGCAGGTAGATGAAGCTGGTATGGGCGACCAGGTAGCTTTCCGGATTGTTGCTCTGCGGCGGCTGCTTCTCGAATAACCCATCGAACTCGTAGATCAGCTTCTTCAGCATGGCTTCGTCGCCCGTGAGGCCGATGAACGCCGGATCGAAAGCCGTCACGTAGCGGCGGATGACCTCCGGTGTGTCGCGCTGGGGATCCACTGAGATAAAGACGAAATTGACCTGTTCGCCCGCTTCGCCCAACGCGCGTTTCACCCGGCGCAAGTCCGCCATGGTCAACGGACAGACGTCCGGGCAGAAGGTGTAGCCAAAGGCGATGAGCGTGGGCTTGCCGCGCAACGCGCTAAGCGGCATTGGCTGATTGTCCTGATTCGTAAGCACAACGTTGGAAATCGTGCGGTATTGGCCGATAGCAATGCCGCCGGGCGTCGGCGTCGGGATTGGGCCGGTGGCCAGTTGCGGCGCGTAGCTAAGCAGCAAACCGAAGATGACGATGGCAGCCACGCTGCCCAGCACGCCCAGCAACACCTTAAAACCATCACTGCGGGTGTCCATACGATGCGGATATCTTTGCACAAGGAGATGAGAGCGGCGCGAGAGGTCGGTCAACCCCTCGCGCCGCGATGCGCTCAGGGTTCGCGCACGGCCACGTCAACGGAGACGGTCTTGCCCGATTGGAAGGTGAGCGTGAGCTGGAACGCGTCGCCTGGCTTCAGCTCGCGCTTGACGCCCATCAGCATGATGTGATAGCCGGCCGGCCGCAACTCCACGCTGCCGTTGGCGGGGATTTCCAAGCCGCCGGCGACTTCTTCCATCATCATCATGCCATCCTTCTCTTTGGTCTGGTGCACCTGGATCATGTCGGCAATGTCGCCGGATGCCCTGAGCAACTTGTCGGGCGCGTTCCCCTTGTTTTCGATCACCATGTAGGCAGCGCTGTTCACGCCGCTCTTGGCGGTGTCAGTCTTATCCGAGCTGCCGTGCGAGTGGCCTTCGCCGGCGCTCACCATCCCCATAGTTGGACGCGCCCAGGCGTCTCGAATCGCAATGTCGCTTTGCCCACTTGTGTTTGGGGCGGGCGTGGCCGGCGCAGCGCAAGCGACGAGCAAGAGCGCCGCAGCGACCGCAAAAATCATCTTCCTGATCATCGTTCCATCCTCCTGAAAGCGCAGCCCATGTTCTGTGTGCAGGCGCGCGAGACGGCTGCGCAACGACACGCGCACCTGAGCCTTTGATTCGAAAGCAACGGTGAACCGGAGCTTAGGCAGCGCGACGAGGAGGCGGCTTGGGGGGTTGCTGCCCTAGGCAGATCGGGGGTGAGACCTTGATAAGCGTCAGGCTTGCCAGGATGCTCAATGCGGCGAGCCCTGACGACGACGATGGGATGCATTCCGTCACAGCACGGATCAACTGCTGCAGGTCGTCGAGCGGCGCGCCTCCGTCATCAGGTGAAGCACGCTGATGATGCAGCGAAGGTGGGTCGCAACGAAAGGGGGTTGCCAGCGCGCGATGATGAACGACATCTACAATCTGGCAGAAGGCGATGCACATCAGCGGCGCTAGCGCTAACAACGATGCGATGCTCAAGCGCGTCAGCGCAACCCACCCATCGAAGTCAACCTGCGCAGGTGTCCGTTTGATCATACGATCCGTGCACGTGCAAAGCAATTATCCCACCCACAGGGTGCATTTCAGTTTTGGGGCAGGAGCGCACTCAAAAAGCGCGCAGATTGACCTCGCCCGCGTGAACATCCGAAGATCACGGACGTCGTCGTGGATTGACAGACCGGCATCTCAGCGAGGGACGACAAGCCGCAGGCCGCTGCGGGCATAATGCGAGGACAGTTATATCCGGGAGGTGTGCCATGAAAGAGACCAGGGCGACGACACAGCGCAAGTCAGCGTCTTCGCCACGGCGAGGCGAGATGAAAGCGGTGCTGATGCGAGAAGCGGAGGCCGTGATCGATGAATTGCTGGACTGGAATGAACAGGCCGGCCAGCCGACGCTGACGCAGATCGAGGAGGTGATCCTGAAGCTGCGCAAGCGGATGAGCGAGGCGATGGCGGTCACCGTGATCGAGGCGCAAGAGGCGAGCCGCCCGGTGCCGGGGCCGGTCTGTCCGCAGTGCGGGCGGGAGATGCACTCCAAAGGCCGCAAGCGGAACACGGTCGAGAGCCGCGTGGGCAGCCTGTCCGTGCAGCGAGGATACTACTACTGTGAAGCCTGCCGCGTCGGGCTTTTCCCCCCTCGATCGGCAGCTGGCGGTGTGGGACAAGCACTGGAGCGAACAGGTGGCCAAGCAGGCGGTGTGGCTGAGCGGGCTGGTGACGTTTGAGGAAGCGGAGCGCATCCTGGGACAGGTGGGCGGGCTGGTCATGTCCGACAGCAGTGTGTGGCGGCGGGTGGCGGTATGGGGAGAGCGCTTTCGGGGGGTAGAAGCCACACAACGCGCCCTGGCGGACGGCGGCGGGCGCACCGCCGAGGCGGCGACCGTGCCGGGCAAGATGGGTGTCGCCCTGGACGGAGCAACGGTTCATGTGCGTGGCGAAGGCTGGAAGGAACTCAAGGTGGGGTGCGTGTTCGATGTCGTGCTACAGCCGACTTGGGATCGCCAGAGCGAGGAGTGGGTTGACACGGCCCACGCCGTCCGCGCCGGCTACGTCGCCCATCTGGGCGGGCCGGAACGGTTCGGCCAGGTGTTGTGGACGGCCGCCCAACGTCGCGGCTGGACGCAGGCACGTGACACCATCGCCTTGGGCGATGGCGCCGCGTGGATTTGGAATCTGCTCAGCGAGCACTTCTACGACAGCCGACAAGCCGTGGACTGGTATCACGCCAGCCAGCATCTGTGGCAGGTTGCTCACGGCCTGCACGCAGCAGGCAGCCCGGCGGCCCAGGCTTGGTATCGTGCCCACGAAACCCTCTTGTTCCAGGGCCATGCCGACCGGATTGCGGCTCGACTCCGTCAGGCCGCCCATACCCATCCCCAGCACGCCGAGATGCTACGGCGTGAAGCGGGCTACTTCGGGAACAACCGGCGACGCATGCAATACCAGAGCCTGCGCGAAGATGGCTGGCCGATCGGCAGCGGCGTGGTCGAGAGCGCCTGCAAGCAATTCCGTCATCGCTTCGCCGGTAGCGGGATGCGCTGGAGCCGTCCCGGCATCGAGCGTCTGCTCCCGATTCGGGCGGCCGTCATGGGTCACGCCTTTGACGCGATGTGGTCTGCTGCCTATTCTTCGCCCCCAAACTGAAATAGACCCCACCCACATCGGCGAGCGGTCGTTTGAGGTGCATTTCAAGCTGGGGATGGTAGGCCTGCCGGAAGCGACTGCGGGGGCCAAGATCGGCGCAGCGTGCCGGTATCGTGGATGTTCCTCCGAACAATCCGGTCTATCTCGACGGCGAGCCGCGCAAGTGCTGCTACCTGTGCCGCCACATGACCGACGAGCCGACATGGACGCTGCGTTCCTCGGGGGTGCGCTTGTCCCGCAATTGCTCGGCTTGCCAATCCTCGAAGGTGCGATAGGCGCGCGGTTGAGCGGGGTTCAGCTACACGAATGCACCCGGCGGGTCCGCGTGCCCGCTCGCATTTGGCGAGCATGGTTGGGGCGCATGGCTTAGCTACAGAAGGCAAGCACGTGGCGGCCCTTACCCAGGCGCGCGTCGGTGCCCGTGCTCTCTATGTTCCAGGCGGGGGCTGCACAAAGAAAGTGACGCTCACCGGCGCCGGTATGGGTAGTTTGGCATGCAGGCCGTCGGCCATCACCGCTGTGATGGTGTGGACGCCGGGCGAAAGCGTGAGCGTGCGCGTGGCAAACGGCGGCGCGCCCATGTGCACGTATTTGTCGGTTTGATCGAGCGGGATGATTTGGCCATCGGCAATCGCGCTGGCCGGCACGTCAATAAACAGGTGGAGATGACCTTCGCCCGGTCGGGGCGGGCCCGGCCGCACGAGCCGGAAGTTGCGCACTTCTACCTGAATCGGCACCTTCGCTTCAGGCACACGCACGCCTGGCTGGGGATATACGATGCGCATGCTGGGCTCGCGCGAAGCCGGCGCGCATGCCGCCAGCACACCGCCCACGCCAATGCTCAGGGTGATGCTTGCTGCGCGAATGAACCTACGTCGAGATAAGGTCAAACTTCGTTCAAACTTCATGGTCAATCCTCCCATCCGGTATGTCGAACTCACCTCACGGCCGTTTTGTGCGCAGCGATGCAGGGGAATTATAGAGGCATGCTTTTGCCGACGCATTCTCAGCGAGTTGTAATCCTCACGCCCTACGATCCAGCGTATATTTTGGTGAGGAGAATTTCAGAAACGATGATACCAACGTCCCGTATGATGGCCGCAGCGGTCATGGCGGCTGCGATGATCACGCTGACGGCATGTGGCTCGCCCCGAGCGACGCCGACAGCAACGCCGGTTGCTTCAACTGCCGCCCCCGTCGTAGCGCCAATCGAACCAATCGAAATTGATCGTCCGCTGTTCATTGACTTCTACGCGCCGTGGTGAGGATCATGTATGTCCATGAAGCCTGTCGTGAACAGGCTCGAAAAGGAATTCGGCGAGCGGGTGGAATTCAGATCGCTGAACATTGACGAAGCCAGCTCCAAAGAGGCGATGGCGAAATACAAGTTCGTCGGTCAACCCCAGTTCGTCATCGTCGCCCCGAATGGCGAGGTGGTAGCTTCGCGCAACGGCATTCAGACCTACGACCGATTGAAAGCCGATATCGAAGCCGCTTTAGCCAAGCGATAAGCGCAGCAAAATCAATCGCCCTCTGTTCCCCTTCGATGCAGCAGAGGGCGATTTCATTCCTCGGTCTCCACGATTCCCCACCACTCCATGAGCTTGAGCAAGCCTGGTTGTTTGTGAAACCACTCTACCGGGAAGGCTAACTGCACAATGGCTGCAGAGTAGTGTAGGCCGCCTTTGTCTGGCGGGATCAGATCGTAGTGCCAATTCGCATCGGCCTGATAGCAAAATCCGCGCCCCTTGTCGGCCTCGATCTGCCAGTATTCCAGCACATGCGCAGCAGCGTAGCGTCGCCGGAGCATGGCGCGCTCATCCTCGCTCACGCCGCTGTGCAGCACGTCTATGGCCAGTGCCGGGGGGCCGTAGATCGCATCGGCCTTGACGGATTTGCGCTCGCTGTTCGGCACGTAAAGCACGTCCGGCATCAGCACTTCGTCGCCCACGACGACGCGCGCGCCTTTACCTATCACTGCACCCAATTCGTACGCCTCGACAACGACGGTGAGCAAGGTGACCAGCCATGCTTGCAGCTTGGCTTGCAGGACGCTGTAGGGTGAGGAGGACACGGGTGTAAAACGTGCAACGTAAATCATGGATCGTGGCCTTCCGATCCACGATGCACGATCTACGATCAACAGCCCACAACCGTGACCGGCCGGCCGCCGATCTCATGCAGCGCGCGCCAGCGCACGGGAACGTAGTAAATCTCGAACTCGAGCAAACCGCGATCTATCGTGCTCACATAGGCGCGCATGGATTTGCCGCCGTAATGCGCATAGCCCAGGCATGCCGTATAGCCTTGCTCCGGCTCTAAAGCCCAGCCCAGATCGCTGCGCACGCGTGTCATGGTCCGCCATACTAGACCAAAGCCGCGCACCGGCGCGAACCTGCCAGAGGGCGGCTCGGCGGGGAGCGGCGGCTCAGGACTGCCCTCGACAAATGCATCATCGTACCGTTCGAGCAACGCTGAATCGCCGAAGCGCGGCGCGTCGTAGAGCACGTAGATCGAATCCATCGCAGCGAGCCAGATCATCGCTCCATGCTCAAAGCGCTGGACGGCCGCCGGCGTGGCCTGCACAGGCGCGAACGGGCATCCTTCCACCCGCGGGGTGAAAAACCACGGGTGATCGCAGGTCAGCATGAGGCGCTGCGTGGCGAGCTGCCGGCCGTCCACGTCCAGCGTCAGTATGAGCGGGCTGAGCATCCAGGCTGCTGTGGGCACGGTGAACGAGATCACCCCGGCCATGCGCGAAGGCGCGCTGCGCACCCGTTGCGACAAACGAAATCCCGGTGGCGCAACGCCTAAGGTCAAGGCTACCAACCTCACGCGGCGCGCAGGACGATCAAGCCGATAGGTCGCAACGACAGTTTCGCCTCTGGCTGCCTCCTGTTTATCAAGCGTGAACGAGAGGACACTCGGCGCCTGTGGCGTGGGCGGCTGCGCAACGGCCGGAGGCGCTGGTACTCCCAACACCAGCGCAATTGCGCCTGCTATGATCAGGCGATGCGGCGTTCGCATACACAAGTATTGTAAATGAGCGAGCTCATCATTGCGCGCTTCACACCGGCGGATCAGCCGGCAGCGCGGACGCTCATCCTGGCCGGATTGCAGGAGCGCTGGGGCGTGCTTGACCCATCGCTCAACCCAGATTTGGATGACATCGCCGTCAGTTACGCCGAAGGCGTTTTCGTCGTCGCGCGGTTGGCCGGGCAGCTCGTCGGGACCGGCGCGCTGCTGCCGGAGGGCGAGAGGATAGGACGAATTGTGCGCATGTCGGTCGCTCGGCGCCATCGCCGCTGCGGGATCGGCGCGCGCATCCTGCAGGCGCTGCTCGACGAAGCGCGGGCGCGCGGGTGTCGCACGATCGTGCTAGAGACGACCGAGACGTGGGAGGACGCGATCGCGTTCTACCTGAAGCAC is part of the Candidatus Roseilinea sp. genome and harbors:
- a CDS encoding glycerol-3-phosphate ABC transporter ATP-binding protein; translation: MASVTYEHVTKRFGDVVAVNDLNISIADREFLVFVGPSGCGKTTSLRMLAGLEEVTEGNIYIGDRIVNDVPPKDRDIAMVFQSYALYPHMSVYDNMAFGLKLRRVPKAEIDQRVREAARRLGIEALLDRKPKQLSGGQRQRVAVGRAIVRNPAVFLMDEPLSNLDAKLRVQARAEISKLHMQLGTTFIYVTHDQVEAMTMGTRIAVMKDGVLQQIDTPQVLYDRPDNVFVAGFIGSPSMNFFDATLTSSGDDLYVDTGAFRVKVPENKVGPYRAHVGKQVIFGIRPEDIHDPEYAPPGIHQAIVESKVDVTELMGNEVIVYLMTSNNKPFLARVDPRTKARVGNTMGMAFNLDNMHIFDKQTEKAIR
- the thrB gene encoding homoserine kinase, which gives rise to MKAASADDAPMTKLLTVRIPATSANLGPGFDCMGLALDLWNTFELHRGNGAGITVESHGEGEDVLPKDKSHLVVRTMIEELTTFIPFNPDRHAYHIVCRNAVPCGSGLGSSSTAVLAGLIFAHAVLDPQGFHGPAGSARILNRAFEIEGHGDNVAPALLGGLVIVVGRDGEVIAHRITLPPTRVVVCVPRFHFMTSHARSVLPLHYSRSDAVFNVGRAMLVVEALRNGDASLLSRAMDDRIHEPYRLPAIPGAIEAKRAALAHGALAVTLSGAGPGILAFAREDHDAIGQAMQSAFATAGGLPARYWVLDVASSGAQLFV
- a CDS encoding threonine synthase, with product MALQSPPGARLATAWPGVIEHYRARLEITREVPPVTLLEGNTPLIPAPRLARALGGGFELYLKYEAANPTGSFKDRGMTAAMTQAVAEGARAVICASTGNTAASAAAYAARAGLKCVVLVPDGKIAAGKLAGALSYGAQVIAINGNFDDGLRMVREATRRAPIALVNSINPARLQGQKTAAFEVCDVLGDAPDWLCLPVGNAGNITSYWMGFAEYFRDGLTSKRPRLLGAQAAGAAPIVLGRVVERPETVATAIRIGNPARWREAVAALDESDGHITAVGDDEILEAYRLVARAEGVFCEPSSAAGLAGLAKGLREGWLDARDKRIVCVLTGHGLKDPDTAIKGSPAPLTIEPQIETLLEVIA